In the genome of Triticum urartu cultivar G1812 chromosome 5, Tu2.1, whole genome shotgun sequence, one region contains:
- the LOC125507317 gene encoding uncharacterized protein LOC125507317, producing MHASVHIDIASGMYCSDSELERQVHLRHRLPGGCCGATSPAHAHQGRHRRGIRGSGRSRVRPELPAAGVGPVRGRRGSLSCRGGGGGGVAAALGEGALELVGVLVAAERLRAEELAVAVVAGEGLLAGLVEGHGSRRRGRRAPGAAQLVRGRGRVEAQVQADAVQEQLVRLRRLALHGRWPEQASGWKVLRAHGRVVVEEEDEEAEGVARGRKRWCELASERPRAARRVCQYHCGDDGGSE from the exons ATGCATGCATCCGTGCACATAGATATTGCCTCTGGAATGTACTGCTCAGACTCAGAGCTTGAGCGACAGGTCCATCTCCGGCACCGCCTCCCCGGTGGCTGCTGTGGTGCTACCAGCCCAGCCCATGCCCATCAGGGGCGCCATCGTCGTGGAATCCGGGGCAGCGGCCGAAGCAGAGTACGCCCagagctccccgccgccggcgTGGGGCCAGTGAGAGGAAGGCGTGGCAGTTTGAGCTGCCGtggcggcggtggaggaggcgtCGCGGCTGCGCTTGGCGAGGGTGCGCTCGAGCTTGTGGGCGTTCTGGTGGCCGCCGAGCGCCTGCGAGCTGAGGAACTTGCGGTGGCAGTAGTTGCAGGAGAAGGCCTCCTTGCCGGCCTGGTCGAAGGCCACGGGAGTAGGCGCAGGGGACGCCGGGCGCCGGGCGCCGCGCAGCTGGTGCGTGGCCGTGGCCGTGTCGAGGCGCAGGTCCAGGCTGACGCCGTGCAGGAGCAGCTGGTGCGACTGCGGCGCCTCGCCCTCCATGGTCGATGGCCGGAGCAAGCAAGTGGGTGGAAGGTACTGCGCGCGCACGGGCGTGTGGTTgtggaggaagaagatgaagaggcAGAGGGAGTGGCGCGGGGAAGGAAGCGGTGGTGTGAGCTAGCGAGCGAGCGACCGCGCGCGGCGCGGCG CGTG TGTCAGTACCACTGCGGTGACGACGGAGGAAGTGAGTGA